Genomic segment of Gloeocapsa sp. PCC 7428:
GTTCGCAATTCCTCACGAGTGCGATCGCGCTTTCTACTCTTGTTATCTATATGATTAATCATATATTAAAATAGTTGTATATTAAAGGTAACAATTATTACTATTAAACGAACTGAAAGATTCGGAAAACCGCCTCATGTCACTAGCATACGCAATTTTAGGTTTTCTACGAAAAGAAGCAATGACAGGCTACGAGCTTAAAAATCAATGTTTCGATCAAACCATTGCGCATTTGTGGCGTGCAGATCAAGCGCAGATTTATAAAACGCTCGATAAGTTAGTAGAAAGCGGTTGGATCGCTTGCAAAATTGAAACACAACGCGATCGCCCGCATCGCAAAGTATACAGTATTACAGAAATTGGAAAAGCTGAGCTTTGGAAGTGGCTGCAATGCCATCAACCGTTACCAACAATCCGCGAACCTTTGCTCATTCAATTATTTTTCGGCGCTGAATTATCCAATGAAGCAATTGTGCATTTGCTCAAACAGGAACTCGTAGCGCATCAAAAAAAACTTGCTGATTGTGACCAAATCACGTTACCTCCTTTAGAGGATGCATCGACAAATCGCGATCAAAAGATGCAACAGTTAGTCCTAGAACTGGTTAAGCAAAAAGAACAAACATACATCAACTGGCTCCGTACCGCAATTGATGTCGTGAGTCACCAGCAAGAAGCATGAGTGCAATTGTCCCTTTATTAACGATGCCATTTGAAAACATCTGTTATAGCAGGGGTCAGTGTTAAACTCTAGTCGGTACTTTGCCGTGCGACGACCGCATAAACACGGTCAAAGAGATCACTACGAGCTTCTATCAATGTCCTAACTTTACTCTATTGACTAGGGCTATAACAAGAGAAGCCTTAGAGTTTGGTTTAATCTAAAAAGCAGTTGTCTGTCATCCCTTCTCTCTTCACACAGAGGTATTTATCATGGCTGATTTGCTGCCTAACACGCTTGTAAACAATCCTTGGTCAAGCCTACCCGTTGTGGCGTGGCAAGATACGTATGCAACGCTACATATGTGGACTCAAATCATCGGCAAAATTCGGCTAGCGTTGGCTCCCAAACTTAACCATTGGTGGCATTCAACTTTGTACGTCACGCCGCGCGGACTCACAACTGGCTGTATACCTTATAACACGCGTACCTTTGTCATAAGCTTCGACTTTTTGGCGCACAATCTACAGATCGAAACAAGCGACGGCATTAGCCAAACAATACCCCTTGCGCCGCGTACAGTAGCAGACTTTTATCAAGAGGTGATGGATACTCTGCACAAGAGTAGAATAGAAGTGCGCATTTGGACAATGCCCCAAGAAGTGGCTGAGCCAATTCCGTTCGAGCGCGATCGCCAACACGCATCTTACGATCCGCAAGCTGTACAAAAGTTTTGGCAAATTCTTATACAAGCCGATCGCTTAATGAATGTATTTCGCTCGCGCTTTATTGGCAAATGTAGTCCTGTACACTTTTTCTGGGGTAGTTTTGACTTGGCTGTCACGCGCTTTTCTGGACGTGTAGCCCCAGAACATCCAGGGGGAATTCCCAATATGGCAGATTGGGTGACGCGCGAGGCATATTCGCACGAAGTAAGTAGCTGTGGCTTTTGGTTTGGGGGAGGGACAGTCACAGAACCAATTTTTTACTCTTACGCCTATCCTGAACCTGAAAAGTTTCGCGATTATCCAATTCAACCCCAGGAGGCATTCTACAGTCCAGATTTGCAAGAATTTGTTTTGCCTTATACAGCAGTGCAGCAAGCAGACGAGCCCGATGCGATCGTTCTTGCATTCTTCCAAAGTACTTACGAAGCAGCAGCAAATCTATCTAGCTGGGATCACCCCGCGCTAGAGCGGTAATACTGGTTAGTTACAGTTGATACAACTAAGCAGCAAGCAGAGGAGAATTGATAGTACAAATTCTGACAACGAGCACCTAAACCTTTCAAAGTCCCCCAACTGTGGGGGATTTAGGGGGCTGTTGATACAACTAAGCAGCAAGCAGAGGAGAATTGATAGTACAAATTCTGACAA
This window contains:
- a CDS encoding PadR family transcriptional regulator gives rise to the protein MSLAYAILGFLRKEAMTGYELKNQCFDQTIAHLWRADQAQIYKTLDKLVESGWIACKIETQRDRPHRKVYSITEIGKAELWKWLQCHQPLPTIREPLLIQLFFGAELSNEAIVHLLKQELVAHQKKLADCDQITLPPLEDASTNRDQKMQQLVLELVKQKEQTYINWLRTAIDVVSHQQEA
- a CDS encoding DUF5996 family protein yields the protein MADLLPNTLVNNPWSSLPVVAWQDTYATLHMWTQIIGKIRLALAPKLNHWWHSTLYVTPRGLTTGCIPYNTRTFVISFDFLAHNLQIETSDGISQTIPLAPRTVADFYQEVMDTLHKSRIEVRIWTMPQEVAEPIPFERDRQHASYDPQAVQKFWQILIQADRLMNVFRSRFIGKCSPVHFFWGSFDLAVTRFSGRVAPEHPGGIPNMADWVTREAYSHEVSSCGFWFGGGTVTEPIFYSYAYPEPEKFRDYPIQPQEAFYSPDLQEFVLPYTAVQQADEPDAIVLAFFQSTYEAAANLSSWDHPALER